From a single Alkalihalophilus pseudofirmus genomic region:
- a CDS encoding peptidoglycan D,D-transpeptidase FtsI family protein, with amino-acid sequence MGKNKPRKKGHVPARLNMLFFAVFILFSALILRLGMVQIVQGEDFERVLDRTSNTTARIDAPRGLMLDRYGTPVVENQLELSVTYTNPSRQTSSEAILEVARDLEKLIEVDTSRITERDRKDFWLLINSDRRFELVTKEERAELEGPTEEYQLELDRLTEEHLAELTAEDERVMAIFREMSRGYANTPQRIKRGITEEEANIISENLDQLPGVDILRDSRRNYVFGEAFRTIFGSTGSIPREKLDYYLSRGYDRSDIVGTSYLELEYEDVLRGQKAVVESITTSTGGEIERSVNEKPGQRGNDLVLTLDMEMQQKLDDIISQEINSKGGSFISQRTAYAVMMDPKTGDILAMSGYSNGEPNDQIGNVTKAFEMGSSVKGASVLAGYQTGAISHGQTLYDRPIDLPGTPLKRSYVNMGYVNDIKALERSSNVYMFEIAMRMMGYNYGSSRSFDTQRVAEAYDETRYIFSQFGLGADTGIDLPGSSRGLTGQNRNPGNLLDLMIGQYDTYTPLQLVQYVATIANDGYRVKPRLVSEIREPSLSPDEPGAILHKFEPQILNRVDVSDADLNRVQQGFYAVMNGSQGTGAGMFRSASYNPAGKTGTAQVSVRVGEGQNRRSISGNNQVLVGYAPYDNPEVAFAIIVPYTVRDNSANFAQSIGKKMLDEYFDLKEERNGPTKADVPILEEVED; translated from the coding sequence ATGGGGAAAAATAAACCAAGAAAAAAAGGACATGTGCCAGCAAGACTGAATATGCTGTTCTTTGCTGTATTTATTCTTTTTTCAGCATTAATATTACGGTTAGGTATGGTTCAAATCGTTCAAGGTGAAGATTTTGAAAGAGTATTAGATCGTACGAGTAACACGACAGCAAGAATTGATGCTCCTCGCGGTCTTATGTTAGATCGCTACGGTACACCGGTTGTAGAAAATCAGCTTGAATTATCCGTTACATATACAAACCCTTCAAGACAGACCTCATCTGAGGCGATCTTAGAGGTGGCGCGTGATCTTGAAAAATTAATTGAAGTGGATACAAGCCGGATTACTGAGCGTGACCGTAAAGACTTTTGGCTGCTAATAAACAGTGACAGGCGTTTTGAGCTTGTAACAAAAGAAGAAAGAGCAGAGCTTGAGGGTCCGACAGAAGAATATCAATTAGAACTTGATCGTCTAACGGAGGAACACTTAGCTGAATTAACAGCGGAAGACGAAAGAGTGATGGCGATCTTTCGTGAGATGTCACGAGGGTATGCGAATACACCTCAACGTATAAAACGAGGCATAACCGAGGAAGAGGCAAATATTATCAGCGAAAACCTCGATCAGCTTCCGGGGGTAGATATTCTGCGTGACTCACGTCGTAATTACGTTTTCGGTGAGGCATTTAGAACGATTTTTGGCTCAACGGGATCTATTCCGCGTGAGAAGTTAGACTATTATTTATCACGAGGCTATGACCGCTCTGACATCGTTGGGACGAGTTATTTAGAGTTAGAATATGAAGATGTTCTTCGCGGTCAAAAGGCTGTGGTAGAAAGTATTACGACGTCAACTGGTGGTGAAATTGAGCGCTCGGTTAATGAAAAGCCGGGACAGCGCGGCAATGACCTAGTGTTGACACTTGATATGGAAATGCAGCAAAAGCTTGATGATATTATTTCACAAGAGATTAACAGCAAGGGTGGATCATTCATCAGTCAGCGGACAGCCTATGCCGTGATGATGGACCCAAAAACGGGCGACATTTTAGCAATGTCCGGCTACAGTAACGGTGAGCCGAATGACCAAATTGGAAATGTGACGAAAGCATTTGAAATGGGGTCTTCCGTGAAAGGTGCTTCGGTCTTGGCCGGCTATCAAACAGGTGCTATCAGCCACGGCCAAACGCTTTATGACCGACCGATTGATTTGCCAGGAACACCGCTCAAGCGTTCCTATGTGAATATGGGGTATGTCAATGACATTAAGGCATTAGAGCGTTCATCAAACGTATATATGTTTGAAATTGCGATGCGGATGATGGGTTATAATTATGGCAGCAGCAGAAGCTTTGATACACAAAGAGTAGCAGAAGCATATGATGAAACACGCTATATTTTCAGCCAGTTTGGTCTTGGTGCTGATACAGGCATTGACTTGCCTGGAAGCTCCCGAGGATTAACTGGTCAGAATCGAAACCCTGGTAACCTGCTCGATTTAATGATCGGCCAGTATGATACGTATACGCCGCTACAGCTTGTACAATATGTTGCAACGATTGCAAACGATGGATACCGTGTGAAACCACGTCTTGTATCAGAAATCCGCGAGCCAAGCTTATCACCGGATGAACCAGGGGCGATCCTGCATAAATTTGAACCGCAGATCTTAAATCGTGTTGATGTATCGGATGCCGATTTAAATCGTGTTCAGCAAGGGTTTTATGCAGTAATGAATGGTTCACAAGGTACTGGTGCAGGCATGTTCAGAAGTGCTTCGTATAACCCAGCAGGAAAAACGGGAACAGCGCAGGTTTCTGTACGAGTCGGAGAAGGTCAAAACCGTCGTTCGATCAGCGGTAATAACCAAGTACTTGTGGGGTATGCACCTTATGATAATCCTGAAGTCGCCTTTGCGATTATTGTACCTTACACCGTGCGAGATAATAGTGCAAACTTTGCTCAATCGATTGGAAAGAAAATGCTTGATGAATACTTTGATTTAAAAGAAGAACGCAATGGTCCGACTAAAGCGGATGTGCCGATTCTTGAAGAAGTAGAAGATTAA
- a CDS encoding endolytic transglycosylase MltG, whose product MSPHALRGMAGGIALCAGVIWVTYALSPEATAEPVTIVEQEELEISEMMTALQEAGYYVSAEAPPEEPVVEEPQTEEMDSPTEEDSAAEEEALIDENLPESVTVETVNVYSMTLSITSGTSSHDVANQLEQAKIIDSASEFLRYLERNNLAEKVRAGDFDVNSAMSYQDIANRIT is encoded by the coding sequence ATGTCTCCTCATGCATTACGCGGCATGGCAGGTGGAATTGCTCTTTGTGCAGGTGTTATTTGGGTTACATATGCACTCTCACCAGAAGCAACTGCAGAGCCTGTCACAATCGTTGAACAAGAAGAGCTTGAAATCTCAGAAATGATGACAGCCTTACAAGAAGCAGGATATTATGTTTCAGCAGAAGCTCCTCCAGAGGAACCTGTTGTAGAGGAACCACAAACGGAAGAAATGGACTCTCCAACCGAAGAAGACTCAGCAGCGGAAGAAGAAGCATTGATTGACGAAAACTTGCCGGAATCGGTCACTGTAGAAACTGTCAATGTCTATTCTATGACTTTATCCATTACATCTGGGACTAGCTCTCATGATGTAGCTAATCAATTAGAACAAGCAAAAATTATTGACAGCGCCAGCGAATTTTTACGTTATTTGGAGCGCAATAACTTAGCTGAAAAAGTTCGCGCTGGTGATTTTGACGTCAACAGTGCAATGAGTTATCAAGACATTGCAAACCGCATTACATAA
- a CDS encoding DUF4912 domain-containing protein, with amino-acid sequence MIKDILALREKGFSFRKIAKELETTVGKVQYCFKKYQEELQQEGSEDTNQMDDAALIPEIDEKAIEEEEGKKIETEKPVEVIKDVPVHPLPAAYERDEVMLMPRTPNSLYVYWETRESTRRMIEHQFRAPWHELKKAIRLYDVTALLFNGHNAHRFIDYDLPEMTNNWYFHGLTENRTFIVDLGIKTKAGTFFSILRSNPIDTPRVKEGMEGQYVDAVHKWQTGQSQDPEWLEHFSTYSYYESTK; translated from the coding sequence GTGATAAAAGATATTTTAGCTTTAAGAGAGAAAGGCTTCTCGTTTCGCAAGATTGCAAAGGAGCTTGAAACAACGGTAGGAAAAGTACAGTATTGCTTCAAGAAATATCAAGAAGAACTTCAACAGGAAGGTTCAGAGGATACTAATCAGATGGATGACGCAGCGTTGATACCAGAGATTGATGAAAAAGCAATCGAAGAGGAAGAAGGCAAAAAGATTGAAACCGAAAAGCCTGTTGAAGTGATAAAAGATGTGCCGGTTCATCCATTACCAGCTGCTTATGAACGCGATGAAGTCATGCTGATGCCTAGAACTCCTAATAGTTTGTATGTGTATTGGGAAACACGTGAGTCGACTAGGCGTATGATTGAACATCAATTTAGAGCCCCGTGGCATGAATTAAAAAAGGCAATAAGACTCTATGATGTTACAGCTTTACTTTTTAATGGTCATAATGCTCATCGTTTTATCGATTATGATCTGCCGGAGATGACAAACAACTGGTATTTTCATGGTCTGACTGAAAATAGGACGTTTATTGTTGATCTCGGGATTAAAACAAAAGCAGGCACTTTTTTCAGTATTCTGCGCTCTAATCCAATAGATACCCCTAGAGTGAAAGAAGGCATGGAAGGACAGTATGTAGACGCTGTTCATAAGTGGCAAACGGGGCAGTCCCAGGATCCTGAGTGGCTTGAGCATTTTAGTACGTATTCCTATTATGAATCGACAAAATAA
- a CDS encoding 1,4-alpha-glucan branching protein domain-containing protein gives MLNNGYFSFVLHAHLPYVRHEEENRLEERWLFEAMTETYIPLLWSIESAEVKDGLTISFTPPLMEMLADPLMQDRYVHYLLKTEELLRKEATYIEDHSSLNPSFKSIIPFYKKRYQKIRETFLKWDKNVLKAYKHFYEKGFITLMTSAATHAFLPYVKTEAALRSQIREGVQAFSRHFGFNPRGFWLPECAYAPGIDRVLMEEGIRYTFVDEHTILSADPKPEKGSGAPVYSPHGLVLFPRHTELSSKVWSSTLGYPGDPDYREFYRDIGYERDWDYIEDYVHEDGIRVDTGLKYYRVTGETEHKDAYNREWAEAKINTHAKHYLSSINQFREQHADQAYPPYVMVAPFDAELFGHWWFEGTEWIGQVLMGANEETTFISPETYLDRHFQDLETNHISYATWGRDGYGDVWLNPKNDYMYKHLHRIEQDLAAIVALHSQPTELEKRVIKQMIREWMLAVSSDWAFIVDGDSAVDYAKERFHLHVDRFDRLKNQMFTKQLTDAWVEKQESAFPFLSSIDENVFLSPHDSYVQTKSQEGTANEENKKGRTILMLSWEFPPMMVGGLSRHVFDLSRALVQDGHTVHVLTSSVNGYPQYEVNQGVHVHRLNGLQPEADSFFDWVGSLNVAMTLYAEKLSRTEKFDVIHAHDWLVGVGAKALKASLGVPLLATIHATEHGRNNGIHTELQYEINQKEWELTYEADRVVVCSDYMKEELMTIFSLPEEKLSVIPNGVDLDLVRSLRDSTVELESNEMFTVFSVGRMVKEKGFQTIIDAAEDLKHKGAPIRFVLAGKGPMLREFQEQVQRRQLDHHVVFLGFITDEERNDWFTKADAAIFPSLYEPFGIVALEGMAAGKPTIVSDVGGLSSIVQHGENGLKMIPGDKDSLAAQVMYLYNHPILREGIATQGLRDVKTKFDWGAIAKQTEREFEMCLASTLVVAN, from the coding sequence GTGTTGAATAATGGTTACTTTTCATTTGTTTTACATGCCCATTTACCATACGTAAGACATGAGGAAGAAAATCGTTTAGAAGAGAGATGGTTATTTGAGGCGATGACTGAAACATACATCCCCTTACTTTGGTCGATTGAGTCCGCCGAAGTAAAAGATGGGCTGACAATTTCCTTTACACCACCACTTATGGAGATGCTCGCAGATCCTCTCATGCAAGATAGGTACGTACACTATTTATTAAAAACGGAGGAGTTACTACGAAAAGAAGCAACGTATATAGAAGATCATTCATCGCTTAACCCGTCCTTTAAGTCGATCATTCCATTTTATAAAAAGAGATATCAGAAGATTCGCGAAACTTTTCTGAAATGGGACAAAAATGTGTTGAAAGCATACAAACATTTCTATGAAAAAGGATTCATTACATTAATGACATCCGCTGCTACCCATGCTTTTCTTCCTTATGTAAAAACGGAAGCTGCACTTCGTTCCCAAATAAGGGAAGGGGTTCAGGCGTTTAGCCGTCATTTTGGTTTTAATCCTCGTGGCTTTTGGCTCCCTGAGTGCGCATATGCCCCTGGGATTGACCGGGTGCTGATGGAAGAAGGAATTCGCTACACATTTGTCGATGAACATACTATTTTAAGTGCTGATCCAAAGCCTGAAAAAGGCTCTGGTGCACCAGTCTATTCGCCGCATGGATTAGTTTTATTCCCAAGACATACAGAGCTTTCTAGTAAAGTGTGGAGCTCTACACTAGGATATCCGGGTGACCCAGACTATCGTGAATTTTATCGTGATATAGGTTATGAAAGAGATTGGGACTACATCGAAGACTATGTACATGAAGATGGCATACGTGTCGATACAGGGCTTAAATACTACCGAGTAACAGGTGAAACCGAACATAAGGATGCTTACAACAGAGAGTGGGCTGAAGCAAAGATTAACACTCACGCAAAGCACTATCTAAGCTCTATTAATCAATTTAGAGAACAACACGCGGATCAAGCCTATCCTCCGTATGTAATGGTCGCTCCTTTTGATGCGGAGTTATTTGGACATTGGTGGTTTGAAGGTACGGAATGGATTGGACAAGTATTGATGGGAGCGAATGAAGAGACGACGTTTATTAGTCCAGAAACGTATCTCGACCGTCACTTTCAAGACTTGGAAACGAACCATATCTCGTATGCCACCTGGGGCCGAGATGGATATGGGGACGTCTGGTTGAACCCTAAAAATGATTATATGTACAAACATCTTCACCGAATAGAGCAAGATCTAGCAGCTATTGTCGCTCTTCACAGTCAGCCGACTGAGCTTGAAAAACGAGTGATTAAGCAGATGATTCGAGAGTGGATGCTTGCTGTAAGCAGTGATTGGGCTTTTATTGTTGATGGAGATAGTGCAGTAGATTACGCGAAAGAGAGGTTTCATTTACATGTTGATCGGTTTGACCGATTAAAGAATCAAATGTTCACTAAACAATTAACGGATGCTTGGGTGGAAAAGCAAGAAAGCGCATTCCCGTTTCTTTCTTCGATAGACGAGAATGTATTTCTTTCTCCTCATGATTCTTATGTTCAGACAAAGTCACAAGAAGGGACAGCGAATGAGGAAAATAAGAAAGGCCGTACGATTTTAATGTTGAGCTGGGAATTCCCGCCAATGATGGTAGGCGGTCTATCAAGACATGTATTTGATCTTTCTCGTGCATTGGTGCAGGACGGACACACGGTTCATGTCCTAACGTCTTCTGTAAACGGCTACCCGCAGTATGAAGTCAATCAAGGAGTTCATGTGCATCGATTAAATGGATTGCAGCCTGAAGCGGATTCTTTCTTTGATTGGGTTGGAAGCTTAAATGTAGCGATGACATTGTATGCTGAAAAGCTCAGCCGTACAGAGAAATTTGATGTGATTCATGCTCATGATTGGCTTGTTGGAGTGGGAGCGAAAGCGTTAAAAGCATCACTCGGTGTACCATTGCTCGCAACCATCCATGCAACCGAACATGGACGAAATAACGGCATTCATACCGAGCTTCAGTATGAAATTAACCAAAAAGAATGGGAGCTTACGTATGAAGCAGACCGAGTAGTCGTATGCAGCGATTACATGAAAGAAGAACTGATGACGATCTTCTCGCTTCCAGAAGAAAAATTAAGCGTGATTCCTAACGGGGTCGATCTTGATCTAGTAAGATCATTGCGAGATTCAACGGTGGAACTAGAGTCAAATGAAATGTTTACCGTTTTTTCAGTAGGACGAATGGTAAAAGAAAAAGGATTTCAGACGATTATTGATGCAGCTGAAGACCTGAAGCATAAAGGAGCTCCGATCCGCTTTGTATTAGCGGGGAAAGGTCCAATGCTAAGAGAATTTCAAGAACAGGTCCAAAGGCGTCAATTAGATCACCACGTTGTATTTCTAGGGTTCATCACAGATGAAGAAAGAAATGACTGGTTTACAAAAGCTGATGCCGCTATTTTTCCAAGTCTTTACGAACCGTTTGGCATTGTGGCATTAGAAGGAATGGCCGCAGGAAAGCCGACAATTGTTTCCGATGTAGGGGGCTTATCTTCCATTGTTCAGCACGGAGAAAACGGCTTGAAGATGATTCCTGGAGATAAAGACAGCTTAGCGGCTCAAGTCATGTATTTATATAATCACCCGATTTTAAGAGAAGGGATCGCTACTCAAGGACTGCGAGATGTGAAAACAAAATTTGATTGGGGCGCGATTGCCAAACAAACAGAGAGAGAATTTGAAATGTGTTTAGCCAGTACGCTTGTAGTGGCCAATTAA
- a CDS encoding sugar phosphate nucleotidyltransferase, whose product MKGVIMAGGKGTRLRPLTCQLPKPMVPLLQKPVMQYSIELLKQHGITDIAVTVHYLPDEIRDYFGDGQEFGVHLTYFEETEPLGTAGSVKQAEAFLDEPFVVVSGDALTDFDLEAGINFHKAKDALVSIFMKQVPSPLEFGVIMTNQQHEIIRFLEKPSVSEVFSDTVNTGIYVMDPSIFNYIESDKPVDFSKDVFPRILEDRAGIYGYAAEGYWSDIGNLEQYRQAHMDLLNRDVKAEISGIEVEPGIWMNEHVTIEEGVKLEAPVFVGAHSTVRSNAKLGAFSIVGKDSIVSEDATIKRSVLWDGVYVGQQAELRGVTICGGVQLGSKSTIYEQAVLGSNCQIEDDVCIQPGMKIWPHKRIQAGSVISQSVIWNDQDATVPVLKSHRASGIANVEMTPEHVSRLGAGFASAMPVGSTFLISGDDQSFTRLLKLSLAQGVQATGVNVTDLEEAAVPSFRKIISAHRFQGGAHLRVSEGNRIVIELFDQEGLPIATSVQKEIDKIVTFNSYRRVAFDRVGEYEVQSNLLQEYTDTLKDGIDSVLIESQGWRVSVHGTDQVTVQQFSHVLQSIGCVVETSIGNINMGDISVGMTLSDSEIGFVLGETGEFLTVLTREGHIVTDEEKLAMFVDMHLHYSKKGRVALPLYAGASLEEYIRSFQKEVIRTKASAREMMIAEENVQLYCFDAAYAAVHLIQTLSTRDEELQQYLSSLPVESMFKQEVPCQTDQKGMVMRALMEALKEEEVELIEGMKVRHPEGGWTYIVPDQNEPIFTIYAQADEPEVARVHANYYIEQIHELLARNTAVHTS is encoded by the coding sequence GTGAAAGGTGTCATTATGGCAGGAGGAAAGGGAACGAGATTACGTCCACTAACATGTCAATTACCAAAACCAATGGTTCCACTTTTACAGAAACCGGTTATGCAGTACAGCATTGAGCTTTTAAAGCAACATGGAATAACAGATATTGCTGTGACCGTGCACTATTTGCCAGACGAGATTCGCGACTATTTCGGCGACGGTCAAGAATTTGGTGTTCACTTAACGTACTTTGAAGAAACAGAACCGCTAGGAACAGCAGGCAGTGTAAAGCAGGCCGAGGCATTTCTTGATGAGCCTTTTGTGGTTGTGTCAGGAGATGCGCTAACTGACTTTGACCTTGAAGCTGGCATAAACTTTCATAAAGCAAAAGATGCTCTCGTTTCCATCTTCATGAAGCAAGTGCCGTCTCCTTTAGAGTTCGGTGTCATTATGACAAATCAACAGCATGAAATTATCCGTTTTCTTGAAAAGCCGAGTGTAAGCGAAGTGTTCAGTGATACGGTTAATACAGGGATCTATGTGATGGACCCTAGTATCTTTAACTATATTGAATCTGATAAACCTGTAGACTTTAGTAAAGATGTATTCCCTAGAATTCTAGAAGATCGTGCAGGAATCTATGGTTATGCAGCTGAGGGGTATTGGTCAGATATCGGAAATCTCGAACAATACCGTCAAGCTCATATGGATCTTCTTAACCGGGATGTTAAAGCAGAAATCAGCGGCATTGAAGTTGAGCCGGGAATCTGGATGAATGAGCATGTAACGATTGAAGAAGGGGTCAAATTGGAAGCACCTGTATTTGTGGGAGCTCATTCTACGGTTCGATCAAATGCTAAGCTTGGTGCATTTTCCATTGTTGGAAAAGACTCCATTGTTTCTGAAGATGCGACGATTAAGCGCTCTGTCTTATGGGACGGGGTATATGTCGGTCAGCAAGCAGAGCTGCGCGGGGTGACAATTTGCGGCGGAGTCCAGTTGGGATCTAAATCTACCATTTATGAACAAGCGGTGCTAGGTTCTAATTGTCAGATTGAGGATGATGTGTGCATACAGCCTGGAATGAAAATTTGGCCTCATAAACGCATTCAGGCAGGATCAGTGATTTCTCAATCTGTTATTTGGAACGATCAGGATGCAACGGTTCCTGTCCTTAAATCACACCGTGCAAGCGGTATTGCTAATGTCGAAATGACTCCTGAACACGTGAGCCGTCTCGGTGCAGGATTTGCAAGTGCAATGCCTGTTGGGAGCACTTTTTTAATCTCAGGAGATGATCAATCTTTTACCCGGCTTTTAAAGCTATCTCTTGCTCAAGGCGTCCAAGCAACGGGAGTGAATGTGACAGATTTAGAAGAAGCTGCTGTTCCAAGTTTTCGGAAGATCATTTCAGCTCATCGTTTTCAAGGGGGCGCACACCTTAGAGTAAGTGAAGGCAATCGCATTGTCATTGAATTATTTGACCAAGAAGGATTGCCGATAGCTACATCTGTGCAAAAAGAAATTGATAAGATCGTTACATTTAATTCTTACCGCCGTGTCGCTTTTGACCGTGTTGGAGAATACGAGGTTCAATCAAATTTATTACAAGAGTATACAGATACATTAAAGGACGGGATCGACTCTGTGTTAATTGAGAGTCAAGGATGGAGGGTATCTGTCCACGGAACAGATCAAGTAACAGTACAACAGTTCTCTCACGTATTACAATCAATTGGATGTGTGGTTGAAACCTCGATTGGTAATATAAATATGGGAGACATCTCAGTAGGAATGACCCTTTCAGACTCTGAAATTGGCTTTGTTCTAGGAGAAACGGGTGAATTTTTAACGGTTCTAACAAGAGAAGGTCATATCGTAACAGATGAAGAGAAACTAGCTATGTTTGTCGATATGCATCTTCACTACAGTAAAAAAGGGCGTGTAGCTCTGCCGTTATATGCCGGTGCATCTTTAGAAGAGTATATTAGAAGTTTTCAAAAAGAAGTGATTAGAACAAAAGCCTCAGCACGAGAGATGATGATCGCAGAAGAGAACGTACAGTTATACTGCTTTGATGCAGCCTATGCAGCCGTCCATTTAATTCAGACATTAAGCACAAGAGATGAGGAACTGCAGCAATATTTATCTTCCCTGCCTGTTGAATCAATGTTTAAACAAGAAGTCCCGTGCCAGACAGACCAAAAGGGAATGGTTATGCGTGCATTGATGGAAGCACTTAAGGAAGAAGAAGTAGAGTTAATCGAAGGGATGAAAGTTAGACATCCAGAAGGAGGTTGGACTTACATTGTTCCAGACCAGAACGAACCAATCTTTACGATCTACGCGCAAGCCGATGAACCAGAGGTGGCAAGAGTTCATGCAAATTACTACATTGAACAAATCCATGAGCTTCTCGCAAGAAACACAGCCGTTCACACATCATAA
- the rpmG gene encoding 50S ribosomal protein L33 has translation MRVQVTLACTETGDRNYITTKNKRENPERIELKKYSPRLKRHTLHRETK, from the coding sequence ATGCGTGTACAAGTCACTCTTGCTTGCACTGAGACAGGCGATCGTAACTACATTACAACAAAAAACAAACGCGAAAATCCTGAGCGTATTGAACTTAAAAAATACAGCCCACGATTAAAGCGTCACACTCTTCACCGTGAGACAAAATAA
- a CDS encoding 5-formyltetrahydrofolate cyclo-ligase yields the protein MKSKADYRQLFKRNMEELSDSTAKEESNNLCDLMKRQSYYQKAELIGLFISKGRELDTTSLIEASWYAGKRIAVPKVIKGTREMTFYSIISFKDLEPTFFGLSEPKPDQCHKVDSSQIDLMIVPGLGFDKAGYRIGYGGGYYDTYLKSYDGVTAALAYFCQLVDKLPTEAHDQKVDHLLAPNGVLL from the coding sequence ATGAAATCAAAAGCTGATTATAGGCAATTGTTTAAACGAAACATGGAAGAGCTCTCAGATTCAACAGCAAAAGAAGAATCAAACAATCTTTGCGATCTTATGAAAAGACAGAGCTACTATCAGAAGGCTGAATTAATCGGTCTCTTTATTTCTAAAGGCAGAGAATTAGATACAACTTCATTAATTGAAGCATCTTGGTACGCGGGAAAACGTATAGCCGTACCAAAAGTAATTAAAGGGACAAGAGAGATGACTTTCTACAGCATCATTTCATTCAAAGACTTAGAACCTACTTTTTTTGGCTTATCTGAACCTAAGCCAGATCAATGTCATAAAGTAGATTCAAGTCAAATTGATCTTATGATCGTTCCTGGGTTAGGTTTTGATAAGGCTGGATACCGTATTGGTTATGGCGGCGGCTACTATGATACATATTTAAAAAGCTACGACGGGGTGACAGCTGCACTCGCATATTTTTGTCAGCTTGTTGATAAATTGCCAACAGAAGCTCATGACCAAAAAGTGGACCACCTGCTCGCACCTAATGGAGTATTGCTGTAA
- a CDS encoding DUF92 domain-containing protein produces MAGLYIGVVLLAAAAYYLKKLTVSGALAAVVVGWCIAFGLGFYGLMVLAIFFITSSMWSSLWRGRKASDVIEKGDRRDAWQVAANGGVAALMALFYGFNPSPIWIFAFVSSLAAANADTWASEIGTLSRQRPLHILTWKRVEPGTSGAITALGSAAAFAGSFLISVFAILGWWSAYHNSHVLLIALTVVGFLGNIIDTLVGASFQVLYKCRECGIETEATEHCGSQTEYMSGLKWLNNDVVNIACTASGALLGIGVAWLLL; encoded by the coding sequence ATGGCAGGGTTATATATCGGCGTCGTTCTATTGGCAGCTGCAGCTTACTATCTTAAAAAGTTGACAGTATCAGGGGCTTTGGCAGCTGTAGTGGTTGGGTGGTGCATTGCATTTGGACTAGGGTTTTATGGACTGATGGTGCTTGCTATTTTCTTTATTACTTCGAGTATGTGGAGCTCATTGTGGAGAGGGAGAAAGGCGAGTGATGTTATTGAAAAAGGGGATAGGCGAGATGCGTGGCAAGTTGCGGCGAACGGGGGAGTAGCTGCCTTAATGGCGCTTTTTTATGGATTCAACCCTTCACCCATCTGGATTTTTGCTTTTGTCTCAAGTCTTGCTGCAGCCAATGCAGATACGTGGGCTTCTGAGATTGGAACATTAAGCAGGCAGCGCCCTTTGCATATTCTCACTTGGAAGCGAGTAGAACCTGGTACATCAGGGGCGATAACAGCTTTAGGATCAGCTGCTGCCTTTGCTGGCAGCTTTCTCATATCTGTATTTGCTATCTTAGGATGGTGGAGTGCTTACCATAACAGTCATGTCCTATTAATTGCATTAACGGTTGTAGGCTTTTTAGGAAATATTATAGATACATTAGTTGGTGCATCTTTTCAAGTTCTGTATAAATGCAGGGAATGCGGCATTGAGACAGAAGCCACTGAGCATTGCGGGAGTCAAACAGAGTATATGTCAGGGCTTAAATGGCTTAATAATGATGTTGTAAATATAGCATGTACAGCTTCAGGCGCCCTTTTAGGTATAGGAGTAGCCTGGCTTTTGTTGTAA